In the Phaeobacter gallaeciensis genome, one interval contains:
- a CDS encoding AAA family ATPase produces MNQLPHSQRSRIATAPGHGLMRGLKIEFFGLPGSGKTTVAREVHAALARRHPDLIFAPDFFRDEAGKTTRATAKLRLILSNLGHDGGSRNAVRQTLAIQQPHLRDKLRAVSTVATVMAFYARLERHGMSAILDQGLLQALWSVQLRALNGDTQSLMGDGLSGAVTDSRIYVSVATPATICADRLAARHSKHSRLQVRDATDAERTWERAEFLRRSILNTLTAVGHARGIAPRIITVDGTARPDETAHQIVTQLLADGTRRVPRRRMKERGLHA; encoded by the coding sequence ATGAACCAGTTGCCTCACTCGCAGCGATCAAGGATTGCCACCGCGCCGGGACACGGGCTGATGCGTGGACTGAAGATCGAGTTTTTCGGCCTGCCCGGGTCGGGAAAGACGACTGTTGCGCGCGAAGTTCACGCGGCGCTGGCACGCAGACACCCTGACCTGATATTCGCACCAGACTTCTTCAGGGACGAAGCAGGCAAAACAACCCGGGCGACCGCGAAGCTGCGTTTGATACTATCCAACCTTGGCCATGACGGCGGCAGCCGCAACGCAGTAAGACAGACTCTGGCGATCCAGCAGCCGCATTTGCGAGACAAGCTCCGCGCCGTCTCCACTGTTGCCACGGTCATGGCGTTCTATGCCCGGCTCGAACGCCACGGCATGAGCGCGATCCTCGACCAGGGGTTGCTGCAAGCGCTCTGGTCGGTCCAACTGCGCGCCCTGAATGGCGACACCCAGTCGCTGATGGGTGACGGGTTATCTGGTGCGGTCACCGACAGCCGCATCTACGTATCGGTCGCAACCCCGGCAACGATTTGCGCCGACCGCCTTGCGGCCCGGCACTCCAAGCATTCGCGGCTGCAAGTCCGAGACGCCACCGACGCCGAACGCACGTGGGAGAGAGCGGAATTCCTGCGCCGGTCTATTCTCAACACCCTAACGGCAGTCGGCCACGCGCGCGGCATCGCGCCCCGGATCATCACCGTCGACGGCACCGCAAGGCCAGACGAGACAGCGCACCAGATCGTGACGCAGCTCCTGGCAGACGGGACCCGACGGGTGCCACGTCGGCGCATGAAAGAAAGGGGGCTGCATGCATAA
- a CDS encoding helix-turn-helix transcriptional regulator, translating to MTQSAATSDELASAIRSIGTPDFLPALLDFMRTATPFRGAFVSRLSPSRLPEHIYDNVRQERRSIVVDRWLDRAWLLDPFVVSYISGKFDPVMVLDQVAPDRFSQTDYFSIYYRSVRLKDEMAVFVTLPESTLFLSLGRLTGEMRFSKRDLARLRNIHPVISALCEQHFHRRPQSSGEAAGGSVSLESMIEQVCEGLTCREIEIVQHLLRGHSSQSIALLLDLSPATVKVHRKNIYRKLGISSQSALFSIFLQSVT from the coding sequence ATGACCCAATCCGCAGCCACGTCCGATGAACTTGCCAGCGCGATCCGGTCCATCGGAACGCCGGATTTCCTGCCCGCGTTGTTGGATTTCATGCGCACAGCAACGCCGTTTCGCGGGGCCTTTGTCAGTCGGCTCAGCCCCAGCAGGCTGCCCGAGCATATTTATGACAATGTGCGGCAGGAGCGGCGCTCGATCGTGGTGGACCGCTGGCTGGACCGGGCCTGGCTGCTGGATCCCTTTGTGGTGAGTTATATCAGCGGCAAGTTTGATCCGGTCATGGTGCTGGATCAGGTGGCGCCGGATCGGTTTTCCCAGACCGATTATTTCAGCATCTATTACCGGTCCGTGCGGCTGAAGGACGAGATGGCGGTGTTTGTCACCCTGCCGGAGAGCACCCTGTTCCTCTCCCTCGGGCGGCTGACGGGGGAGATGCGGTTTTCCAAGCGGGATCTGGCACGGCTGCGCAATATACATCCGGTGATCTCCGCCTTGTGCGAGCAGCATTTTCACCGGCGTCCGCAGAGCAGCGGCGAGGCGGCGGGCGGCAGCGTCAGCCTTGAGAGCATGATCGAGCAGGTCTGCGAAGGATTGACCTGCCGCGAAATTGAGATCGTACAGCATCTGCTGCGCGGGCATTCCAGCCAGTCGATTGCGTTGCTGCTGGATCTGTCACCCGCAACGGTGAAGGTGCACCGCAAGAACATCTACCGAAAATTGGGGATTTCCTCGCAATCGGCGTTGTTTTCGATCTTTCTGCAATCGGTGACCTGA
- a CDS encoding sugar transferase, with protein MFRVPKDKNYFSYSNTSYAPAVGTNPIGKLGRTTPTHLYALWGKRCFDIVGAFLLLPLALPLILILAAFVAIDGSKPIYSHRRVGRNGRAFPCFKIRTMVADSEARLKKLLREDPAAAAEWNRDFKLRKDPRITRLGRILRKTSLDELPQIWNVIRGDMSLVGPRPVTKDELPLYRHVIDSYMSVRPGMTGLWQISGRNDISYEERVELDHLYSKNLSLLEDLRILFMTLPAALRMTGA; from the coding sequence ATGTTTCGCGTACCCAAAGACAAGAACTATTTCAGCTATTCGAATACGAGTTATGCCCCCGCCGTAGGCACCAATCCTATCGGAAAACTCGGTCGAACGACGCCGACCCATCTCTATGCGCTGTGGGGCAAAAGGTGCTTCGACATCGTCGGCGCTTTCCTACTCCTGCCACTAGCTCTGCCCCTCATCCTGATTCTGGCGGCCTTCGTCGCCATCGACGGAAGCAAGCCGATCTACTCACACCGCCGCGTCGGCAGGAATGGCCGCGCCTTCCCCTGCTTTAAAATCCGCACAATGGTCGCCGACTCGGAGGCCCGCCTCAAGAAGCTTTTGCGCGAAGATCCGGCGGCAGCAGCCGAATGGAACAGGGATTTCAAACTGCGCAAAGACCCGCGGATCACGCGCCTGGGGCGGATATTGCGGAAGACGAGCCTCGACGAGCTGCCGCAGATCTGGAACGTAATCCGCGGGGATATGAGCCTCGTCGGGCCACGCCCGGTGACCAAGGATGAACTGCCGCTCTACCGGCATGTCATCGACAGCTACATGAGCGTACGTCCCGGCATGACTGGCTTGTGGCAGATTTCGGGTCGGAACGATATCAGCTACGAAGAACGGGTCGAACTCGACCATCTCTATTCTAAAAACCTGTCGCTTCTTGAGGATCTCAGGATCCTGTTCATGACCTTGCCGGCGGCTCTCCGGATGACGGGGGCCTGA
- a CDS encoding glycosyltransferase — MKIVHILTRLLRAGSEENTLLTAARHVAAGHEVILMHGRDVLPEFARALAPGAELVAVPNLVRNLSPVQDPAAFLEIRRLLREIQPDVVHTHQSKAGIIGRFAAASARVPLVVHGVHILPFLGVGPAQKAVYLGLERATARMTDGFIHVSEGMRRACQDHKVGASRQHFVVPSGFELSRFRQAVPPEGWRDLLGLGSDAPRPVVIAMLAVLEPRKRHLELLREIAIFLKQLPELHLVFAGDGHLWSAIEDTIRELDLENQVTLLGYRTDPERIIAMADICIHTAEREGLPRTVLQTLTVGRPVVLFDLPGIEEIITHGVNGFIVPQEDWEGFRERLGQLVSSPERRAAMAAEARATPLDRWDADFMARRTLEIYEELLPRSLLREAPA; from the coding sequence ATGAAGATCGTCCATATCCTTACCCGCCTTCTTCGCGCCGGATCCGAGGAGAACACGCTGCTGACAGCCGCCCGCCATGTCGCGGCCGGGCATGAGGTGATCCTTATGCATGGCCGTGACGTCCTGCCCGAATTCGCACGGGCGCTTGCCCCGGGAGCAGAGCTTGTAGCGGTGCCCAACCTGGTACGAAACCTCAGCCCGGTTCAGGACCCGGCCGCTTTCCTCGAAATCCGTCGTCTGCTGAGGGAAATCCAGCCCGACGTGGTGCATACGCATCAGTCAAAGGCCGGCATCATCGGCCGGTTCGCCGCAGCATCGGCCCGTGTTCCGCTTGTCGTGCATGGCGTCCATATCCTGCCATTTCTCGGCGTCGGACCAGCCCAAAAGGCCGTCTATCTCGGGCTCGAACGGGCCACGGCGCGGATGACCGATGGCTTCATCCATGTCAGCGAGGGGATGCGGCGCGCCTGCCAAGACCACAAAGTCGGCGCAAGCCGACAGCACTTTGTAGTTCCCTCCGGATTCGAGCTCTCGCGGTTTCGGCAGGCCGTGCCACCAGAGGGCTGGCGCGATCTTCTCGGGCTCGGCTCAGACGCCCCTCGCCCGGTCGTTATCGCCATGCTCGCCGTGCTTGAACCGCGCAAACGGCACCTCGAACTCCTGCGGGAAATCGCGATTTTTCTCAAACAGTTACCGGAGCTGCACCTCGTCTTTGCAGGGGATGGGCATCTTTGGTCAGCGATTGAGGACACGATCAGGGAACTCGACCTTGAAAACCAGGTCACGCTGCTTGGATACCGCACCGATCCCGAACGGATCATCGCCATGGCCGATATCTGCATCCACACCGCCGAGCGCGAAGGATTGCCGCGAACGGTGCTGCAAACCCTGACAGTGGGGCGGCCGGTTGTCCTGTTCGATCTGCCCGGCATCGAAGAGATCATTACCCATGGCGTGAACGGTTTCATTGTCCCCCAGGAAGACTGGGAGGGTTTCCGTGAAAGGCTCGGACAGCTTGTCTCGTCTCCCGAGCGGCGGGCGGCGATGGCTGCCGAAGCCCGCGCCACGCCGCTGGACCGATGGGACGCGGATTTCATGGCGAGGCGGACGCTTGAAATTTACGAAGAGCTGCTGCCGCGCAGCCTGCTCAGGGAGGCCCCGGCATGA
- a CDS encoding ABC transporter ATP-binding protein: MINVREVTKRFGIGASAVTALETVSLDVPEGSFFTLLGPSGCGKTTLLRLIAGFELPSEGEIALDGQEIGHLPPHKRPVNTVFQNYALFPHMTVARNIGFGLEMLNRPKAEIAAAIDDMLNLVQMGEFASRRVDQLSGGQQQRVALARALAPRPKVLLLDEPLSALDLKLRKGMQSELKRLQSETGITFVFVTHDQGEALAMSDQIAVMSAGRVQQVGTPQQIYTAPQSRFVADFIGDTNIVAADLLGYDGAQARISFFGGEPVLANAASDGLPPGVVYVALRPETLTVCAASNAAAVLRGTVLDSSYFGAGSQMRVRLQNGTEIQVQVAEPSPAGSEIGLIPETSMLHVLAD, from the coding sequence ATGATCAACGTGAGAGAAGTGACGAAACGGTTCGGCATCGGCGCCTCTGCTGTAACGGCGCTTGAAACCGTGTCGCTGGATGTGCCGGAGGGCAGCTTTTTCACCCTGTTGGGACCATCGGGCTGCGGCAAGACCACGCTGCTGCGGCTGATTGCCGGGTTTGAACTGCCCAGCGAAGGCGAGATCGCACTGGACGGGCAGGAGATCGGCCATCTGCCGCCGCACAAGCGGCCAGTGAACACGGTGTTCCAGAATTACGCCCTGTTTCCGCATATGACCGTGGCTCGCAATATCGGGTTCGGGTTGGAAATGCTGAACCGCCCGAAGGCGGAAATCGCTGCCGCCATCGATGATATGCTGAATCTGGTGCAGATGGGTGAATTCGCATCGCGCCGCGTCGATCAGCTGTCTGGCGGGCAGCAGCAGCGGGTGGCGCTGGCACGCGCGCTCGCGCCGCGTCCCAAGGTGCTGCTGCTGGATGAGCCGCTGTCGGCGCTGGATCTGAAGCTGCGCAAGGGCATGCAAAGCGAGCTGAAACGCCTGCAAAGCGAAACCGGCATCACCTTTGTCTTTGTCACCCATGATCAGGGCGAAGCGCTGGCGATGTCCGATCAGATCGCGGTCATGTCCGCAGGACGCGTGCAGCAGGTGGGCACCCCACAGCAGATCTACACCGCGCCGCAAAGCCGGTTCGTCGCGGATTTCATTGGGGATACCAATATCGTGGCGGCGGACCTCCTTGGTTATGACGGGGCGCAGGCGCGGATCAGTTTTTTCGGCGGGGAGCCTGTACTTGCCAATGCGGCCAGCGACGGCTTGCCTCCTGGGGTAGTCTATGTGGCGCTGCGCCCCGAAACCCTTACCGTTTGCGCGGCGTCCAATGCGGCGGCTGTGCTGCGCGGAACCGTGCTCGACAGCAGTTATTTCGGAGCCGGTTCGCAAATGCGGGTGCGGCTTCAGAACGGCACCGAGATTCAGGTGCAGGTGGCAGAGCCCAGCCCGGCGGGCAGCGAGATCGGGCTGATCCCAGAGACCTCCATGCTGCATGTGCTGGCAGACTGA
- a CDS encoding fasciclin domain-containing protein, with protein sequence MTTIAGIASSDTTFSILVSVIEFIDAEKGTAYIDTLNNAAADLTVFAPTNAAFGQLATDLGFAGDAADTLAVTEFLTTLGADTLEAVVTYHVSVGTQSSGDIAAAGSVTTLQGGIIDASELPTLGDNEPDLIDPSLIATDIMADNGVVHVIDRVLLPIDLPDNDAPTVTGLVLETSGAEGFDGNGADFDILRDSVIAADLAGVLDDDTQDFTVFAPTDSAFVGLSQTLGYEGSDEAGAFGHLVDALRLLNEGNDPIELLSTVLTYHVAGQSLQASQVIATGEVETLQGGTLTLDGLSLVDADPDLSNPNLIATDLQASNGVVHVLDGVLLPVDLLPTDGANDVDFVIADDGRDFLRTGRDNDLIDAKGGKDLVFAGAGDDLVLAGAQRDKVFGGRGNDTLKGEAGSDFIKGGRGNDLIDGGKGNDYLFGGRGADTFVFAEDDGHDLIVGFRSGKDKIDLSAYGFESFDEIEGAISERGFRTEIDLDDTEITLLGLRGHSLDEGDFIL encoded by the coding sequence ATGACCACCATTGCAGGAATCGCATCAAGCGATACGACCTTCAGCATTCTTGTCTCAGTGATCGAGTTCATCGATGCTGAGAAAGGGACTGCCTATATCGACACCCTCAACAACGCGGCTGCAGACCTCACCGTGTTCGCGCCGACGAATGCGGCCTTTGGTCAACTGGCCACAGATCTTGGCTTCGCAGGGGATGCGGCCGACACCCTCGCGGTGACTGAATTCCTTACCACGCTGGGTGCGGACACGCTTGAGGCCGTGGTGACCTACCATGTTTCGGTTGGGACACAGTCCTCCGGTGATATTGCAGCGGCCGGATCCGTGACGACGTTGCAGGGCGGCATTATCGATGCCTCCGAATTGCCGACGCTGGGCGACAACGAACCGGATCTGATTGATCCCTCGCTGATTGCGACGGACATCATGGCGGACAATGGCGTGGTGCATGTGATCGACAGGGTGCTCTTGCCTATTGATTTGCCCGACAATGATGCCCCGACCGTTACCGGTCTCGTGCTCGAAACGAGTGGTGCGGAGGGCTTTGACGGCAACGGCGCAGACTTCGACATTCTGCGCGATTCCGTGATTGCCGCCGATCTTGCAGGGGTTCTGGACGATGACACACAGGATTTCACAGTGTTCGCGCCGACCGACTCGGCGTTTGTCGGTCTGTCCCAGACCCTCGGGTATGAGGGAAGTGACGAAGCAGGCGCTTTCGGCCATTTGGTCGATGCGTTGCGCCTGCTGAACGAAGGCAATGACCCCATCGAGCTGTTGTCCACCGTTCTGACCTACCACGTAGCGGGCCAGAGCCTGCAAGCTAGCCAGGTGATTGCCACTGGAGAGGTGGAGACGCTGCAAGGCGGGACACTTACGCTCGACGGCCTCAGTCTTGTCGATGCCGATCCGGATCTTTCGAACCCCAACCTGATCGCGACCGATCTTCAGGCTTCTAACGGTGTCGTTCACGTCCTAGACGGCGTTCTTCTGCCTGTCGACCTGTTGCCAACTGATGGGGCGAACGACGTTGACTTCGTGATTGCTGATGATGGACGCGATTTTTTGCGCACGGGGCGGGACAATGACCTGATCGATGCGAAGGGCGGCAAGGACTTGGTTTTTGCCGGGGCGGGTGACGATCTAGTGTTGGCGGGTGCGCAGCGCGATAAGGTTTTCGGTGGCAGAGGCAACGATACGTTGAAGGGCGAAGCTGGCAGCGACTTCATAAAGGGCGGCCGGGGGAATGACCTGATCGACGGAGGAAAGGGCAATGATTATCTCTTTGGCGGCCGGGGAGCGGACACCTTCGTCTTCGCGGAGGACGACGGTCACGACCTGATTGTTGGTTTCCGCTCAGGCAAGGACAAGATCGACCTCAGCGCGTATGGCTTCGAAAGCTTCGATGAAATCGAAGGTGCCATCAGCGAGCGGGGTTTCCGTACCGAGATTGACCTCGATGACACGGAGATTACGCTCCTCGGCCTTCGCGGGCATTCGCTGGACGAAGGCGATTTTATACTCTGA